In the genome of Nocardioides marmoribigeumensis, one region contains:
- a CDS encoding helix-turn-helix transcriptional regulator, protein MGDAEQWESVGVLAEPARRRLYEYVAGQPEPVTREQAADALAVPAHSVKFHLDKLAAAGLLEVDYRRVSGRTGPGAGRPAKLYRRSDREVALSVPPRRYDLVGEVLAEAVDRSVRGGVAIDDAVLEVARDIGRELGTAADESAETAALHRTGTVLADHGYEPREDDGELCLTNCPFDRLAADHTELVCGINLALVDGVLDGLSADTLQARLAPQPGLCCVRVGSAG, encoded by the coding sequence ATGGGCGACGCCGAGCAGTGGGAGAGCGTCGGCGTGCTGGCCGAGCCGGCGCGACGTCGGCTCTACGAGTACGTCGCCGGGCAGCCCGAGCCGGTGACCCGCGAGCAGGCCGCCGACGCGCTCGCGGTCCCGGCGCACTCGGTGAAGTTCCACCTCGACAAGCTCGCCGCGGCCGGTCTCCTCGAGGTCGACTACCGCCGCGTCTCCGGGCGCACCGGGCCCGGCGCCGGTCGGCCGGCCAAGCTCTACCGCCGCTCCGACCGCGAGGTCGCCCTCTCGGTGCCGCCCCGCCGCTACGACCTGGTCGGCGAGGTCCTCGCCGAGGCCGTCGACCGGTCGGTCCGGGGCGGGGTGGCGATCGACGACGCCGTCCTCGAGGTGGCCCGCGACATCGGTCGCGAGCTGGGCACCGCGGCCGACGAGTCCGCGGAGACCGCGGCGCTGCACCGCACCGGCACCGTGCTGGCGGACCACGGCTACGAGCCGCGCGAGGACGACGGCGAGCTCTGCCTGACCAACTGCCCCTTCGACCGGCTCGCCGCCGACCACACCGAGCTGGTGTGCGGCATCAACCTCGCGCTGGTCGACGGCGTGCTCGACGGGCTGTCCGCCGACACCCTGCAGGCCCGGCTCGCGCCCCAGCCCGGGCTCTGCTGCGTCCGGGTCGGGTCAGCGGGCTGA
- the folE gene encoding GTP cyclohydrolase I FolE, protein MTATAEARPWRPRVVPDTVPVDLAAAEDAARDLLAALGQPLDAPHLAETPRRMAHAYAELLRPEAFDFTTFPNDEEYDELVLVQDIPLTSVCEHHMLPFTGVAHVGYLPRDRILGLSKLARLVEVTARRPQTQERLTKQVADHLQERLDPRGVGVVVEAEHTCMSLRGARAVGSRTVTSALLGLLRSDPSSRAEFLALTRGHRDER, encoded by the coding sequence ATGACCGCCACCGCCGAGGCGCGGCCCTGGCGGCCCCGGGTCGTCCCCGACACCGTCCCGGTCGACCTCGCCGCCGCCGAGGACGCCGCCCGTGACCTGCTCGCCGCGCTCGGCCAGCCGCTCGACGCCCCGCACCTGGCCGAGACCCCGCGCCGGATGGCCCACGCCTACGCCGAGCTGCTGCGACCCGAGGCCTTCGACTTCACGACGTTCCCCAACGACGAGGAGTACGACGAGCTCGTGCTCGTGCAGGACATCCCGCTCACCTCGGTGTGCGAGCACCACATGCTGCCGTTCACCGGGGTCGCCCACGTCGGCTACCTCCCCCGCGACCGGATCCTCGGGCTGTCCAAGCTGGCCCGCCTGGTCGAGGTGACCGCCCGCCGGCCCCAGACCCAGGAGCGGCTGACCAAGCAGGTCGCCGACCACCTCCAGGAGCGGCTCGACCCCCGCGGCGTCGGGGTCGTCGTCGAGGCCGAGCACACGTGCATGTCGCTGCGCGGGGCCCGCGCGGTCGGCTCCCGCACGGTGACCTCCGCCCTGCTCGGCCTGCTGCGCAGCGACCCGTCGTCGCGAGCCGAGTTCCTCGCGCTCACCCGCGGTCACCGGGACGAGCGATGA
- a CDS encoding NAD(P)/FAD-dependent oxidoreductase, whose amino-acid sequence MSATGTVVVVGGGLAGASAVGTLRDEGFTGDVVLVGAEPHLPYERPPLSKSYLAGDSTLTEAFVHAVEFYDTRDVDLRLGSPVTALDLDTHTVHVGHETIGYDRLLLATGSAARRLPPADRSGAAVAYLRTVEDADRIRAALRPGRRVVVVGGGWIGLEVAAAARGADCDVVVVEPLAQPLLRVLGEELGHAFATLHRGHGVDLRTSTGLASVTSREPGGPAVVRLDDGTATEADLLVVGIGAVPQTDLAEAAGLAVEDGVLADEHLVTSHPDVLVAGDIARAHHPAYGTRIRVEHWDNAKAQGATAARNLLGAREAYDRLPYFFTDQYDLGMEYVGHLGPEGYDELVVRGDLAGVFTAFWLRGGRVRAAMHANDWDAIDPLRAIVTAGEVDLAALRDPRVPLGDVAS is encoded by the coding sequence ATGAGCGCCACCGGCACGGTCGTCGTGGTGGGTGGCGGCCTGGCGGGCGCCTCCGCGGTCGGCACGCTGCGGGACGAGGGGTTCACCGGCGACGTCGTGCTCGTCGGCGCCGAGCCGCACCTGCCCTACGAGCGCCCGCCGCTGTCGAAGAGCTACCTCGCCGGCGACTCCACCCTGACCGAGGCGTTCGTGCACGCGGTCGAGTTCTACGACACCCGCGACGTCGACCTCCGGCTCGGCAGCCCGGTCACCGCGCTCGACCTCGACACGCACACCGTCCACGTGGGTCACGAGACGATCGGCTACGACCGGCTCCTGCTCGCGACCGGGTCGGCCGCCCGTCGGCTCCCCCCGGCGGACCGCAGCGGCGCGGCCGTGGCCTACCTCCGCACGGTCGAGGACGCCGACCGCATCCGCGCGGCCCTGCGCCCCGGCCGCCGGGTCGTGGTCGTCGGGGGCGGGTGGATCGGCCTCGAGGTCGCCGCCGCCGCACGCGGCGCCGACTGCGACGTCGTGGTCGTCGAGCCCCTCGCCCAGCCGCTCCTGCGGGTGCTCGGCGAGGAGCTCGGCCACGCCTTCGCAACCCTGCACCGCGGGCACGGGGTCGACCTGCGCACCTCGACCGGTCTCGCGTCGGTCACCTCGCGCGAGCCCGGCGGCCCGGCCGTCGTACGCCTCGACGACGGGACGGCCACCGAGGCCGACCTCCTCGTGGTCGGAATCGGCGCGGTCCCCCAGACCGACCTGGCCGAAGCCGCGGGCCTGGCGGTCGAGGACGGCGTGCTCGCCGACGAGCACCTGGTCACCAGCCACCCCGACGTGCTGGTCGCCGGCGACATCGCCCGGGCCCACCACCCGGCGTACGGCACCCGCATCCGCGTCGAGCACTGGGACAACGCCAAGGCGCAGGGCGCGACCGCCGCCCGCAACCTGCTCGGCGCACGCGAGGCCTACGACCGGCTGCCCTACTTCTTCACCGACCAGTACGACCTCGGCATGGAGTACGTCGGCCACCTCGGTCCCGAGGGGTACGACGAGCTGGTGGTCCGCGGCGACCTCGCGGGCGTGTTCACCGCGTTCTGGCTCCGGGGCGGACGGGTGCGCGCCGCGATGCACGCCAACGACTGGGACGCCATCGACCCCCTGCGGGCGATCGTGACCGCCGGCGAGGTCGACCTCGCCGCGCTCCGCGACCCGCGCGTGCCGCTGGGGGACGTGGCGTCGTGA
- a CDS encoding patatin-like phospholipase family protein: MTTRTAFVLAGGGSLGAVQVGMLQALGEAGIEPDLLVGTSAGAVNAAWVAGHGTSADSLAELADLWTRVRRQDIFPVTARMLLRAVAGRSRAVSSGDALAALVRTHAGVRRLEDATVPVQLMATDILSGLPVVLDHGPVDTAVRASAAVPGVFPPVLTGGRWLVDGGVAHAAGIGQAVAAGATTVHVVPTGYPCALPRPPATPLGMALHALTLLVEQRLVTEVAALSGTVTIRVLPPLCPLAISAADFDHAAELTRRGREATRRWLDGGGSERPHQEQLLSFHGHEELSEKLSP, translated from the coding sequence GTGACCACGCGGACCGCGTTCGTGCTCGCCGGCGGCGGCAGCCTCGGCGCGGTCCAGGTCGGCATGCTGCAGGCGCTGGGCGAGGCGGGGATCGAGCCCGACCTGCTGGTCGGCACGTCGGCGGGGGCGGTGAACGCCGCCTGGGTCGCCGGCCACGGCACCTCCGCGGACTCCCTCGCCGAGCTCGCCGACCTGTGGACCCGGGTGCGGCGGCAGGACATCTTCCCCGTGACCGCACGGATGCTGCTCCGGGCGGTCGCCGGGAGGAGCCGTGCGGTCAGCTCGGGCGACGCGCTGGCCGCCCTGGTCCGCACCCACGCCGGCGTGCGGCGGCTCGAGGACGCGACCGTGCCGGTGCAGCTGATGGCCACCGACATCCTCTCGGGGCTGCCGGTCGTCCTCGACCACGGTCCGGTCGACACCGCCGTCCGGGCCAGCGCGGCGGTGCCGGGCGTCTTCCCGCCCGTGCTCACCGGGGGTCGCTGGCTGGTCGACGGAGGAGTCGCGCACGCGGCCGGGATCGGGCAGGCGGTGGCCGCCGGCGCCACGACCGTCCACGTCGTGCCCACCGGCTACCCGTGCGCCCTGCCGCGACCACCGGCCACGCCGCTGGGGATGGCGCTGCACGCGCTCACCCTCCTCGTCGAGCAGCGGCTGGTCACCGAGGTCGCCGCCCTGTCCGGGACCGTGACGATCCGCGTGCTCCCGCCGCTGTGCCCCCTGGCGATCTCGGCTGCCGACTTCGACCACGCCGCCGAGCTCACGCGGCGGGGCCGGGAGGCGACGAGGAGGTGGCTCGACGGCGGCGGCTCGGAGCGGCCGCACCAGGAGCAGCTCCTGTCGTTCCACGGTCACGAGGAGCTGTCCGAAAAATTGTCACCGTGA
- a CDS encoding superoxide dismutase family protein — translation MRTRATRHLALAAGVAGVAVFAASPALAGADHARAAGPWTTYSADVPAGATGRVTAVYDAAGRTVIMLHVKGLKPLTEYGAHAHVNACGLTGAAAGPHWQHVPDPITPSVDPTYANPRNEVWLDLTTDEDGNGVAQSKQDWQFAPDWRPRSVVLHAQHTSTAPGTAGTAGARLGCLNVDF, via the coding sequence ATGCGCACTCGCGCCACCCGTCACCTCGCCCTCGCCGCCGGCGTCGCCGGCGTCGCCGTCTTCGCGGCCTCGCCCGCGCTCGCCGGGGCGGACCACGCCCGCGCGGCGGGCCCCTGGACGACGTACTCCGCGGACGTCCCGGCCGGCGCGACCGGCCGCGTGACCGCGGTGTACGACGCCGCCGGCAGGACCGTGATCATGCTGCACGTGAAGGGCCTCAAGCCCCTGACGGAGTACGGCGCCCACGCGCACGTCAACGCGTGCGGCCTGACCGGAGCGGCGGCCGGTCCGCACTGGCAGCACGTGCCGGACCCGATCACGCCGTCGGTCGACCCGACGTACGCCAACCCCCGCAACGAGGTCTGGCTCGACCTCACCACCGACGAGGACGGCAACGGCGTCGCGCAGAGCAAGCAGGACTGGCAGTTCGCGCCGGACTGGCGCCCGCGCTCGGTCGTGCTCCACGCGCAGCACACCTCGACCGCGCCGGGCACCGCCGGCACGGCGGGGGCGCGCCTGGGCTGTCTGAACGTCGACTTCTGA
- a CDS encoding RNA polymerase sigma factor: MSVAETDRTDRELVALVATGSTAALEELYRRHVPWLTARLARRCADPGIVDEALQDTFVAVWRGAGRYQGDGDPGAWIWGIAVRRLVDALRKRPPAAYEVVESDLGLVESAEDRVLVGVEHGDLAGALDRLSPELRSVVQATVLDGLTTKEAAQLLGLRHGTVKTRMMRARQVLRKELA; the protein is encoded by the coding sequence GTGAGCGTCGCGGAGACCGACCGCACGGACCGTGAGCTGGTGGCCCTCGTGGCCACCGGCAGCACGGCCGCGCTGGAGGAGCTCTACCGCCGTCACGTCCCGTGGCTGACCGCACGGCTCGCCCGGCGCTGCGCGGACCCGGGCATCGTCGACGAGGCGCTGCAGGACACGTTCGTCGCGGTGTGGCGGGGCGCCGGCCGCTACCAGGGCGACGGCGACCCGGGCGCGTGGATCTGGGGCATCGCGGTGCGACGCCTCGTCGACGCGCTGCGCAAGCGCCCGCCCGCGGCCTACGAGGTGGTCGAGAGCGACCTCGGCCTCGTGGAGTCCGCCGAGGACCGCGTGCTGGTCGGGGTGGAGCACGGCGACCTCGCCGGCGCGCTGGACCGACTCTCCCCCGAGCTTCGGTCGGTCGTGCAGGCCACCGTCCTGGACGGGCTGACCACCAAGGAGGCGGCGCAGCTCCTCGGCCTGCGCCACGGCACCGTCAAGACGCGCATGATGCGCGCCCGGCAGGTCCTGCGGAAGGAGCTGGCATGA